One region of Polaribacter pectinis genomic DNA includes:
- a CDS encoding DUF3467 domain-containing protein — protein sequence MNKIKSKYIFKDSYNPKYVNGAQGGISPQGEIVINFYLERNALPISQTYQIENDKVAPKEIESEPSDLNNSFVRVIENGVIMNYQSAKEIYKWLGNNIEKLEKLEDLAKGKK from the coding sequence ATGAATAAAATAAAAAGTAAATACATATTTAAAGATAGTTACAACCCTAAATATGTTAACGGAGCTCAAGGAGGTATTAGTCCTCAAGGGGAAATTGTAATAAATTTCTACTTAGAAAGAAACGCTCTTCCAATTTCTCAAACCTATCAAATAGAAAATGATAAAGTTGCACCAAAAGAAATTGAATCTGAGCCATCTGATTTAAATAATAGCTTTGTAAGAGTTATCGAAAATGGAGTGATAATGAATTATCAATCAGCTAAAGAAATTTATAAATGGTTGGGGAATAATATTGAAAAACTAGAAAAACTAGAAGATTTAGCTAAAGGGAAAAAATAA
- a CDS encoding DUF2220 family protein: MQNKTFYNFILKILEEGKINASSISASVKKSGDFKTLLNGNFISYSQAVTGGGSYILNDKENLQLFFRSKFPKELQDSYSAVGNIGTYRNTKTGKRKSQNIILVRGFKNIKINSEIVDLEKSTNLFGAFSAQVNNLETDKICIVENLDSFLLCEKVIDNDFVFIHTYGGLGKSILNKLKTKKVLIFPDYDYKGLQNYLMVKKVFPNAEIFIPSNYEILFNTFSRTIKTKQGREQNPSKEVKESTDENVVKIRTDIYKTKRFLEQQALFVKI, from the coding sequence ATGCAGAATAAGACTTTTTATAACTTCATATTAAAAATTTTAGAAGAGGGAAAAATTAACGCTTCCTCTATTAGTGCGTCTGTTAAAAAAAGTGGCGACTTTAAAACTTTACTTAATGGTAATTTTATTTCCTATTCGCAAGCTGTTACAGGTGGTGGAAGTTATATTTTAAACGATAAAGAAAATTTGCAACTATTTTTCAGAAGCAAGTTTCCTAAAGAACTTCAAGATAGTTATTCTGCTGTTGGCAATATTGGAACATATAGAAATACAAAAACAGGAAAAAGAAAGAGTCAAAATATAATCTTAGTAAGAGGTTTTAAAAATATTAAGATAAATTCTGAAATTGTAGATTTAGAAAAATCAACTAATTTATTTGGTGCTTTTAGTGCTCAAGTAAATAATTTAGAAACAGATAAAATTTGTATTGTAGAAAATTTAGATTCATTTTTGTTATGTGAAAAAGTAATTGATAATGATTTTGTGTTTATCCATACTTATGGTGGTTTAGGAAAATCCATTTTAAATAAGTTAAAAACAAAAAAAGTTCTTATTTTTCCTGATTACGACTACAAAGGATTGCAAAACTATTTGATGGTTAAAAAAGTCTTTCCAAATGCAGAGATATTTATTCCATCGAATTACGAAATACTTTTTAATACATTTTCAAGAACAATTAAAACAAAACAAGGAAGAGAGCAAAACCCAAGTAAAGAAGTAAAAGAATCGACTGACGAGAATGTTGTAAAAATCAGGACAGACATTTATAAAACTAAACGATTTTTAGAACAACAAGCATTATTTGTAAAAATATAA